In Denticeps clupeoides chromosome 1, fDenClu1.1, whole genome shotgun sequence, a single window of DNA contains:
- the LOC114794970 gene encoding LOW QUALITY PROTEIN: BTB/POZ domain-containing protein KCTD1-like (The sequence of the model RefSeq protein was modified relative to this genomic sequence to represent the inferred CDS: inserted 1 base in 1 codon; deleted 2 bases in 1 codon) — MSRPMISRSPASPLSNQGIPLPAQLTKSNAPVHIDVGGHMYTSSLATLTKYPESRIGRLFDGTEPIVLDSLKQHYFIDRDGHMFRYILNFLRTSKLLIPDDFKEYSLLYEEARYFQLQPLLVELERWRQDRELGRVSRPCECLVVRVAPDLGERITLSGDKALIEDVFPEIGDVMCNSVNAGWNHDSTHVIRFPLNGYCHLNSVQVLERLQQRGFEIXGSCGGGVDSSQFSEYVLRRELRRGQRGPQTNRIKQEQLD, encoded by the exons ATGTCCAGGCCCATGATCTCCAGGTCTCCAGCGTCCCCGCTCAGCAACCAGGGCATC CCGCTCCCAGCTCAGCTCACCAAGTCCAACGCACCGGTCCACATTGACGTCGGGGGACACATGTACACCAGCAGCCTGGCAACACTAACAAAATACCCAGAGTCAAG AATTGGTCGTCTCTTTGATGGCACAGAGCCCATCGTGCTGGACAGCCTGAAGCAGCACTACTTCATCGACAGAGACGGTCACATGTTCCGCTACATCCTCAACTTCCTGCGGACCTCCAAGCTCCTCATCCCCGACGACTTCAAA gaatACAGCCTGCTGTACGAGGAGGCGCGTTACTTCCAGCTGCAGCCGCTGCTGGTGGAGCTGGAGCGCTGGCGGCAGGATCGCGAGCTCGGCCGGGTGTCCCGCCCCTGCGAGTGCCTGGTGGTCCGCGTGGCCCCGGACCTCGGGGAGCGCATCACTCTCAGCGGCGACAAGGCCCTCATCGAGGACGTCTTCCCCGAGATCGGAGACGTCATGTGCAACTCCGTCAACGCCGGCTGGAACCACGACTCCACGCACGTCATCCGCTTCCCCCTCAACGGCTACTGTCACCTGAACTCTGTACAG GTTCTGGAGCGTCTACAGCAGCGAGGGTTCGAGA GGGGCTCTTGCGGAGGCGGAGTCGACTCGTCCCAGTTCAGCGAGTACGTGTTGAGGAGGGAGCTGAGGAGAGGCCAGCGTGGGCCACAGACCAACAGGATAAAACAGGAACAACTGGACTAA